In Molothrus aeneus isolate 106 chromosome 3, BPBGC_Maene_1.0, whole genome shotgun sequence, a single genomic region encodes these proteins:
- the SLC35F6 gene encoding solute carrier family 35 member F6 isoform X2: protein MAWSRYQLGLAALMLLTGSINTLAAKWADNFSAPGCDGTEEHKFQHPFLQAAGMFLGEFSCLPVFYLLLLRDRRRADRDRDRDPAPAPSRPFNALLFLPPALCDMAGTSIMYVALNMTSASSFQMLRGSLIIFTGLLSVAFLGRRLEWSHWAGIVLTILGLALVGMADLRGNPGGAGHGLADVITGDLLILLAQAIVSIQMVLEEKFIFSHDVHPLRAVGTEGLFGFSILALLLVPLSFIPAGRLSGNPRSVLEDPADAWCQIRRDPLILAALLGNIGSISFFNFAGISVTRELSATTRTVLDSLRTLLVWALSLALRWERFHALQIPGFALLLAGAALYNGLHRALRSAGNTGNAGGSGSDSQEREALLGGDGDGGNIQG from the exons ATGGCGTGGTCCCGGTACCAGCTGGGCCTGGCCGCGCTCATGCTCCTCACCGGCTCCATCAACACCCTGGCGGCCAA GTGGGCCGACAACTTCAGCGCTCCCGGCTGCGATGGGACGGAGGAGCACAAATTCCAGCACCCCTTCCTGCAG gccGCCGGGATGTTCCTGGGGGAATTCTCCTGCCTCCCCGTGTTCTACCTGCTGCTCCTGCGGGATCGGCGCCGCgcggatcgggatcgggatcgggatccaGCCCCGGCCCCATCCCGACCCTTCAACgccctgctgttcctgcccccCGCCCTGTGCGACATGGCCGGCACCAGCATCATGTACGTGG CTTTGAATATGACCAGCGCCTCCAGCTTCCAGATGCTCCGGGGCTCCCTCATCATCTTCACCGGGCTCCTCTCCGTGGCCTTCCTGGGCCGGAGGCTGGAGTGGAGCCACTGGGCGGGAATTGTGCTCACCATCCTGGGGCTGGCGCTGGTGGGAATGGCGGATCTGCGCGGGAACCCCGGCGGCGCCGGCCACGGGCTGGCCGACGTCATCACCG gTGACCTCCTGATCCTGCTGGCCCAGGCCATCGTGTCCATCCAGATGGTGCTGGAGGAGAAATTCATCTTCAGCCACGACGTGCACCCGCTGCGCGCCGTGGGCACCGAAG GTCTTTTCGGCTTCTCCATCCTGGCGCTGCTGCTGGTGCCGCTGTCCTTCATCCCGGCGGGGCGGCTCTCGGGGAACCCCCGCAGCGTCCTGGAGGATCCCGCGGACGCCTGGTGCCAGATCCGCCGGGATCCCCTGATCCTGGCGGCGCTGCTGGGGAACATCGGGAGCATCTCCTTCTTCAACTTCGCGGGGATCAGCGTGACGCGGGAGCTGAGCGCGACCACGCGCACGGTGCTGGACAGCCTGCGCACGCTGCTGGTCTGGGCGCTCAGCCTGGCGCTGCGCTGGGAGCGCTTCCACGCCCTCCAGATCCCGGGATTCGCCCTGCTCCTGGCCGGGGCCGCGCTCTACAACGGCCTGCACCGCGCGCTGCGGAGCGCCGGGAACACCGGGAACGCCGGGGGCAGCGGGAGCGACAGCCAGGAGAGGGAAGCGCTGCTGGGAGGGGACGGAGACGGCGGCAACATCCAGGGATGA
- the CLU gene encoding clusterin isoform X2 gives MGVERSGRGHQELLCSLQQAQRGKEEAVQLARQKEQELSARGERCNASVQALWESCKPCLRQRCLRFYSRTCRSGAGLVGRQLEEFLNHSSPISIWVDGERLDSLLERDERQERQLQDLEERFGLMEDGVQDIFLDSSRVQGRLHPFFQVPFGGFREALGPPVQRLRLPRRSRRFSGDFFPFFPHRHGGFQQLFQPLFQMTQRMLEDAQGSWENPTGEFGTESRNFSNDRMVCREIRRNSAGCLRMKDECEQCREILALDCGQEDPSQQELREQLEDAVRVAERFTRRYDSLLREFQEEMFNTSGLLDQLNRQFGWVSRLANHSMGSDGFLQVTTVLSKAPNPEDPSVPPDTQVTVQLFDSEPLALTVPGDIPWDDPRFMENVAQQALQHFKENAVE, from the exons GAAGCGGTGCAGCTGGCGcggcagaaggagcaggagctgtcgGCGCGGGGCGAGCGCTGCAACGCCTCGGTGCAGGCGCTGTGGgagagctgcaagccctgcctgCGGCAGCGCTGCCTCCGCTTCTACTCTCGCACCTGCCGCAGCGGCGCCGGGCTCGTGGGCCGACAG ctggaggaATTCCTGAACCACTCGTCTCCCATCTCCATCTGGGTGGACGGCGAGCGCCTGGACTCGCTGCTGGAGCGCGACGAGCGCCAGGAGCGGCAGCTGCAGGACCTGGAGGAGCGCTTCGGCCTCATGGAGGACGGCGTCCAGGACATCTTCCTCGACAGCTCCCGGGTCCAGGGCCGCCTCCACCCCTTCTTCCAGGTGCCCTTCGGCGGCTTCCGCGAGGCGCTGGGGCCGCCGGTGCAGCGGCTGCGCCTCCCGCGCCGCTCCCGGCGCTTCTCCGGGGACTTCTTCCCGTTCTTCCCGCACCGCCACGGCggcttccagcagctcttccaGCCGCTCTTCCAGATGACCCAGCGCATGCTGGAGGAcgcccagggcagctgggagaaTCCCACCGGAGAGTTCGGGACAG AATCCCGGAATTTCAGCAATGACCGGATGGTTTGCCGGGAGATCCGGCGGAACTCGGCCGGCTGCCTGCGGATGAAGGATGAGTGCGAGCAGTGCCGGGAGATCCTGGCCTTGG ACTGCGGGCAGGAGGAtccctcccagcaggagctgcgggagcagctggaggacgCCGTGCGCGTGGCCGAGCGCTTCACGCGCCGCTACGATTCCCTGCTCCGGGAATTCCAGGAGGAAATGTTCAACACCTCCGGCCTGCTGGACCAGCTGAACCGCCAGTTCGGCTGGGTGTCCCGCCTGGCCAACCACTCCATGGGCTCCGACGGCTTCCTGCAGGTCACCACG GTGCTGTCCAAGGCTCCGAACCCCGAGGATCCCTCGGTGCCCCCGGACACGCAGGTGACGGTGCAGCTCTTCGACTCGGAGCCGCTGGCGCTGACCGTGCCCGGGGACATCCCCTGGGACGACCCCCGGTTCATGGAGAACGTGGCCCAGCAGGCGCTGCAGCACTTCAAGGAAAACGCCGT AGAGTAG
- the SLC35F6 gene encoding solute carrier family 35 member F6 isoform X1 has protein sequence MGGKLLGMGGGGSLFLHFPPLFLFPVVFPVVFPVFPVVILVFPVLFPVFPSCFPHFPCCYPGFLFCYPNFPSCFPSYYPNFPSCFPCHYHDFPCCFPCYPCCYACFPFSFPCFFPCFPCFFPVVIPFFPVVISVGIPVFPFLFPVFPFLFPVLFPVVISVGIPVFPVVFPVFPVVCPVLCLFSLLFSLFSLLLSQFFLFFSLFFSLFSSLFFPPFSLLLSLFSLFFSLFSQFSLFFSLLSRFSPHFSLFFPCCFPCFPCCYPDFPCCFPCCYPCFPFSFPCSFPVLSLFSLLFSRFFPIVIPIFRVVIPVVIPVFPFLFPVLFPVFPFFSPVLFPVVFPVVFPVLFPVFPFLFPVLFPILFPVLIPVFPVFPGDLLILLAQAIVSIQMVLEEKFIFSHDVHPLRAVGTEGLFGFSILALLLVPLSFIPAGRLSGNPRSVLEDPADAWCQIRRDPLILAALLGNIGSISFFNFAGISVTRELSATTRTVLDSLRTLLVWALSLALRWERFHALQIPGFALLLAGAALYNGLHRALRSAGNTGNAGGSGSDSQEREALLGGDGDGGNIQG, from the exons atggggggaaaactCCTtggaatgggggggggggggtcacttttcctccattttcctcctctcttccttttccctgttgttttccctgttgttttccctgttttccctgtcGTTATCCTGGTTTTCCctgttcttttccctgtttttccctcttgttttccccattttccctgttGTTATCCGGGTTTTCTCTTTTGTTATCCAAATTTTCCCTCTTGTTTTCCCTCTTATTATCCCAATTTTCCCTCTTGTTTTCCCTGTCATTATCATGATTTTCCTTGTTGTTTTCCCTGCTATCCCTGTTGTTAtgcctgttttcccttttcttttccctgtttttttccctgttttccctgttttttccctgttgttaTCCCGTTTTTTCCTGTTGTTATCTCTGTTGGTatccctgttttcccttttcttttccctgttttcccttttcttttccctgttctttttcctgttgttaTCTCTGTTGGtatccctgttttccctgttgttttccctgttttcccagtTGTTTGCCCTGTTTTATGCCTATTTTCCCTgttgttttccctgttttccctgttGTTATCCcaatttttcctgttcttttccctgttcttttctctgttctctTCCCTGttctttcccccattttccctgttgctatccctgttttccctgttcttttccctgttttcccaattttccctgtTCTTTTCCCTGTTATCCCggttttccccacatttttcccttttttttccttgttgttttccttgttttccctgTTGTTATCCTGATTTTCCCTGTTGTTTTCCCTGTTGTTATCcgtgttttcccttttcttttccctgttcttttcctgttttatccctgttttccctgttGTTTTCCCGTTTTTTCCCAATTGTTATCCCAATTTTCCGTGTTGTTATCCCTGTTGTTatccctgttttcccttttcttttccctgttcttttccctgttttcccttttttttcccctgttcttttccctgttgtttttcctgttgtttttcctgttcttttccctgttttcccttttcttttccctgttctttTCCCTATTCTTTTCCCTGTTCTTATCCcggttttccctgttttcccaggTGACCTCCTGATCCTGCTGGCCCAGGCCATCGTGTCCATCCAGATGGTGCTGGAGGAGAAATTCATCTTCAGCCACGACGTGCACCCGCTGCGCGCCGTGGGCACCGAAG GTCTTTTCGGCTTCTCCATCCTGGCGCTGCTGCTGGTGCCGCTGTCCTTCATCCCGGCGGGGCGGCTCTCGGGGAACCCCCGCAGCGTCCTGGAGGATCCCGCGGACGCCTGGTGCCAGATCCGCCGGGATCCCCTGATCCTGGCGGCGCTGCTGGGGAACATCGGGAGCATCTCCTTCTTCAACTTCGCGGGGATCAGCGTGACGCGGGAGCTGAGCGCGACCACGCGCACGGTGCTGGACAGCCTGCGCACGCTGCTGGTCTGGGCGCTCAGCCTGGCGCTGCGCTGGGAGCGCTTCCACGCCCTCCAGATCCCGGGATTCGCCCTGCTCCTGGCCGGGGCCGCGCTCTACAACGGCCTGCACCGCGCGCTGCGGAGCGCCGGGAACACCGGGAACGCCGGGGGCAGCGGGAGCGACAGCCAGGAGAGGGAAGCGCTGCTGGGAGGGGACGGAGACGGCGGCAACATCCAGGGATGA
- the CLU gene encoding clusterin isoform X3 has protein sequence MGVEHSGRGHQELLRSLQQAQRGKEEAVQLARQKEQELSARGERCNASVQALWESCKPCLRQRCLRFYSRTCRSGAGLVGRQLEEFLNHSSPISIWVDGERLDSLLERDERQERQLQDLEERFGLMEDGVQDIFLDSSRVQGRLHPFFQVPFGGFREALGPPVQRLRLPRRSRRFSGDFFPFFPHRHGGFQQLFQPLFQMTQRMLEDAQGSWENPTGEFGTESRNFSNDRMVCREIRRNSAGCLRMKDECEQCREILALDCGQEDPSQQELREQLEDAVRVAERFTRRYDSLLREFQEEMFNTSGLLDQLNRQFGWVSRLANHSMGSDGFLQVTTVLSKAPNPEDPSVPPDTQVTVQLFDSEPLALTVPGDIPWDDPRFMENVAQQALQHFKENAVE, from the exons GAAGCGGTGCAGCTGGCGcggcagaaggagcaggagctgtcgGCGCGGGGCGAGCGCTGCAACGCCTCGGTGCAGGCGCTGTGGgagagctgcaagccctgcctgCGGCAGCGCTGCCTCCGCTTCTACTCTCGCACCTGCCGCAGCGGCGCCGGGCTCGTGGGCCGACAG ctggaggaATTCCTGAACCACTCGTCTCCCATCTCCATCTGGGTGGACGGCGAGCGCCTGGACTCGCTGCTGGAGCGCGACGAGCGCCAGGAGCGGCAGCTGCAGGACCTGGAGGAGCGCTTCGGCCTCATGGAGGACGGCGTCCAGGACATCTTCCTCGACAGCTCCCGGGTCCAGGGCCGCCTCCACCCCTTCTTCCAGGTGCCCTTCGGCGGCTTCCGCGAGGCGCTGGGGCCGCCGGTGCAGCGGCTGCGCCTCCCGCGCCGCTCCCGGCGCTTCTCCGGGGACTTCTTCCCGTTCTTCCCGCACCGCCACGGCggcttccagcagctcttccaGCCGCTCTTCCAGATGACCCAGCGCATGCTGGAGGAcgcccagggcagctgggagaaTCCCACCGGAGAGTTCGGGACAG AATCCCGGAATTTCAGCAATGACCGGATGGTTTGCCGGGAGATCCGGCGGAACTCGGCCGGCTGCCTGCGGATGAAGGATGAGTGCGAGCAGTGCCGGGAGATCCTGGCCTTGG ACTGCGGGCAGGAGGAtccctcccagcaggagctgcgggagcagctggaggacgCCGTGCGCGTGGCCGAGCGCTTCACGCGCCGCTACGATTCCCTGCTCCGGGAATTCCAGGAGGAAATGTTCAACACCTCCGGCCTGCTGGACCAGCTGAACCGCCAGTTCGGCTGGGTGTCCCGCCTGGCCAACCACTCCATGGGCTCCGACGGCTTCCTGCAGGTCACCACG GTGCTGTCCAAGGCTCCGAACCCCGAGGATCCCTCGGTGCCCCCGGACACGCAGGTGACGGTGCAGCTCTTCGACTCGGAGCCGCTGGCGCTGACCGTGCCCGGGGACATCCCCTGGGACGACCCCCGGTTCATGGAGAACGTGGCCCAGCAGGCGCTGCAGCACTTCAAGGAAAACGCCGT AGAGTAG